The Flammeovirga pectinis genomic interval AAAGATTTTTTTCATTATTATGAAGTTATATTTGTTACGTTGTTAAGCTTAGTATACAAAACCAACGTTAATTCCTAAGTACGAATGATCTACAGAATCTCCTGCTTTTAATGCGTAGTTATAACGAACACTAAAGATCATGTCAATAGAAGGGTTAACATCTGCTATTACACCAATTTCTGGAGCAAAACCAAAATGCCAATTATCTTCTACAACTGCCCACTGACCAAATTCTGTTCTTTGGTTAATGTAATATGTACCTACACCTACACCTATATAAGGGTTAGTAATACCATCTTTATTAAAATAGTAATTAGCATGAGCTAAAATAGGCACAATATTCATGTAGCGGTATTGCTTACCGTCAGCAATAATACCATTACTATTGTATTGATCTGTTGTTTTGTCATATAAAACATTCCAATCTACAGATAGACCAAAAGATAAAGGAGCCGTTGCTAAATGCTGTCTCCATTCCATACCAAAACCTCTTCCGCTAAATGCACTAATATAGTCATTTGTTTCGCTTAAAGGCTGAGACATTTGATAAGTAATAATAAAGTTCGATTCTTGTGCTGATGCTCCTAATGCAAAAAGAGCAAAAACTACAGATAAAATATATTTTTTCATGATTGAGTTCTGTTTGAAAGATGTTCTTAATTGTCAGTTCCAGCTTTTGCAGTATTGTATTGATTAAATAATGTTTCAATACCATCATTTACAATACTAACGTTATTCGAACGAGATAAAACACCGTTCAATCCGCCAACCCAACCTAAGTAAAGTACTACTGTATCACCTTGAACAGTTCCTTCATTTAGTTTCTTTGTTTCAGCAACATCAATAAAATCTACAATTACACTACCATTGCTATATTGGTAATATGAATAACCTCCCCATGGATAATATCCTCCACCTGGGTAACCTGGGTATCCATATCCTGGATAACCCCAACCTGGGTATCCCCATCCTGGATAACCTGGGTAACCTGGACTCCAAGCTACACCTGTTTGCTGGATAGCAATTTGTGTTAATTGAACAACAATATCAGCATCTCCATCAGCTGTTGGATTAGTGATTTCTGAAAGTCCTAAAGTAGATTTCAATAAAGCATCTGTGTTCGCTATAATGTCATCTTGTTGTGCAGATGTTAGTGTATCTGCATTTTTAGATCCTCTGATATCCATTGTTTGGGATAAGTAGTACGTTTTGTAAGAACGTAATTTTTCAGCAGATTCGTACTGTGAGATAGCGATATCTAAATCACTAGTATATTCTGCCCCTCCAGGGTAACACCCCTGCACAAGGGCAACCATACTCAAAAGAGTAACAGCTTTTAAAATTAAAGTTTTCATGATTAAAAAATGAGTTTTCAAAAATTACATTGTGTTAATAGCTGCAAATATAGTTGTATTCTTTTAATATAAAATATTCATAGTAGTTAAATACTTCTATTTCGCAGTAGTCTTAGTAAATTAGCAATTTAATTGGATAAATCTTTAAAGAATTGGTTAAGAAAATATACATATCATTAGCAAGTTTAATTACGCTTGCACTTATACTTTTAGGTCGAATTGACAGAACTCCACTTCAATCTACAGAAGAGTATAAAAATACATTTCTTAATGTTGAAAAAACTTTAGAGGAAGTGCATAATGAGATTCCTTCAAAAGATACACTTCTTATTGGTTGGTCTGCAAAAAGTATTGTACCAAATAGAAAGGATTTACCTATGGCTGGTTATGGGTATAGAACAGTAAAAGCTGTTAGAGATACTCTGTACGCAAGAGCTTTTGCTTTTGATGATGGTGTTCATGAATCTTTTGTTTTAACACTAGATTTAATGATTTTTCCAATTGAAGTACGAAAAAGACTTTCTAAAGAATTACCTAAAATTGGTTTATCCTCTAATAATATTCTCTATTCTGCTATCCATACTCATAATGGTGTAGGTGGGTTTAACCCTAGCGTAATGGGTAACTTATCTGTTGGTCAATATTCTGAAGAAGTAGTCCAAAAAATTGTAAAAGCATCTCTTGCTGCTATAAAAGAAGCAACGGCTAATAAGGTAAAAGGGAGTGTTGGTTTTGCGAAAACTTTAGCACCAGAATGGGTAACAAATAGAATTGTAGATCATGGTACAAAAGAAAACTCCTTAAGAGTAATTAAATTAAATAGAATTGATGGTACTAGTGCAGCTATTGTAACCTTCAATGCACATGCCACTTGTATTGATATGGACTATTGGATTTTATCAAGAGATTACACCGGAGAGTGGATAGATAATTTAGAAGCATCAGATTCCATAGATTTTGCGGCATATTGTGCAGGAATGGTTGCTAGCCATGGCCCTGCAAACCCTAAAACGGAAAGTTCTTTTGATCATATTAAAGATATGGGTAAATCTTTAGCAGATTCCACTTTAAATGTTTGGAACGAAGCTGAAATGAAGTTTATAGCAACAGCATCTATATATAAAATACCAATTGATTTTAGGCCATCGCAAGTAAGAATAGATACTCAGTTTAATATTAAAGTAAGAGATTGGGTCTTTAAATTAGCCTCTGGCGGATTACACGGAAACATCACTTATTTTAAATTAGGTGATATCGACTGGTTTGGAATGCCTTCTGATTTTTCTGGAGAAATTGCTTTAGATTTTAAATATGATTCAATCGCAAAAGCAAAAAATAAAGAGATTATGATTACCAGTTTTAATGGTGATTATGTAGGATATATTACCTGTGATACTTACTATGATTCTTTAGATAGCTACGAAGTAAGAGAAATGAATTGGGTAGGACCGGAATATGGAGCTTATTTTGGCGATATTATCAAAGAATTGATAGAAAATTAAAAGAAACTAAAGATTTGGATTGTGATTTTAATTGATGTACATTAGATTTGTGAAAAGTAAAAGTCACTATAAAACCTATTTCCTTCCGGTAAAGTGACAAAAAAGTAGATAGCTTCATATCTCAAAACGCCTTAATACAAGGTTCTTCAAAAAGTATTTCATTATAGCGACAGAAAAAAATAACTGTCACCATTATTTTTATGTATACAAGAAAGCTACTAGAGGCTAGACTGCTATCTGAATTAAAAGATATCGCAGAGGGCCTTAGCATGAAAAATTTCAGTAACCTTCGTAAGAAAGAACTAATTGAAAGAATTGAAAAGCATGTAAATGCAACTCAAGGAAAAAATAGTCCTTCTCCAGCAAAAACTGAAAAAACTTCTAGCCCCGCAAAACAACCTATTAAGGATGTTACACCGACTGCCTCTAACGATACAGCCCCTAAAAAAACAGAAGCTAAACCTTCAGTTGAAGACGAGAATAATCAAGATTCTCCTCGTCAAGATAGAACACGTTTAAATCGTCGTAAGCCACAACCAGCACAAGGGCAACAACGTGAGCGTGTAAAAAGAGAAAATGTTAAGAAAGGGAACAACGGTCCAAAAAACCAAAGCAACCAAGCTAACAAAGATCTAAAAGGTAAACGTAAAGGAAAGAGCACACAGCAGCCTCCTAAACAAATTACCCACGATGATATAATGTCTTTAGAAGAAATCGATTTAGGTACTGATCCGTTAGACGATTTACCAGATTTCGATATGTTCTTAGACGATGATAACACAGAAGGTCTTCCTACTTTAGAGCAGGAAAGAAAGTCTGCAATTCATCAAAAAGAATTAGACCCTCCAAAAGCACCAGCTCCTAAAATTTCTGTTAAAGATTTTGATGGTGTAATTAGTAGCGAAGGAGTTTTAGAAATTATGTCTGATGGATATGGTTTCCTAAGATCTTCGGATTACAATTACTTAGCAGGCCCTGATGATATATATGTATCTCCATCTCAAATCAAATTATTTGGTTTGAAAACAGGTGATACAGTAAAAGGAAATATTCGTCCTCCAAAAGACGGTGAAAAATATTTCGCTTTACTAAGAGTTGATACCGTTAATGGTAAAACAACTGATGAAATTCGTGACCGTATTCCATTTGAATATTTAACGCCACTTTTCCCTCAAGATCAGTTACACTTATCAACTAAACCTCAAATTTATTCTACACGTGTTTTAGACTTATTTGCCCCAATTGGTAAAGGTCAACGTGGTATGATTGTCGCTCAACCTAAAACTGGTAAAACAGTTTTATTAAAAGAGGTTGCTAATGCAATTGCCCAAAATCACCCAGAATGTTATTTGATTATACTTCTAATAGACGAACGTCCTGAAGAAGTTACAGATATGCAACGTAGTGTAAATGCAGAAGTAATTGCTTCTACATTTGATGAAACTGCAGATAAACACGTTAAGGTTGCTTCTTTAGTTTTAGAGAAAGCAAAACGTATGGTAGAATGTTCTCATGATGTTGTCATTCTATTAGATTCAATTACTCGTTTGGCTCGTGCTTATAACACTGTTTCTCCTTCATCTGGTAAAATTTTATCAGGTGGTGTTGATGCAAATGCTTTACACAAACCTAAACGTTTCTTTGGTGCTGCAAGAAATGTAGAAAACGGAGGTTCTTTAACAATTATCTCTACTGCATTAATTGATACAGGTTCTAAAATGGACGAAGTTATCTTCGAAGAATTTAAAGGAACAGGTAACATGGAACTTCAATTGGATAGAAAACTTGCTAACAAGCGTGTTTACCCTGCAATTGATATCCCAATGTCTGGTACTAGACGAGAAGACTTACTAATGGACAAAGATACATTACAACGTGTTTGGATTATGCGTAGAATGATGTCTGACATGAAGTCTCAAGAAGCAATGGAATTCTTACAAAGCAATATGAGAGGTACACGTTCAAATGAAGATTTCTTGATCTCAATGAACAAATAATTCTCTATTACAATTGATTAAAAAGCCGAAGTAACTTAGTTATTACTTCGGCTTTTTTTATTACTTTAGAGTATGTTTGATTCAGCCTTTTGTTGAATTTTATTTTTAGACATATCCTACTAAACAAAATCGCTTTCGACTATTTAAAGAAGAAATATATACTAGAAAAGTGATACCCTTCTTACCAACTAAGCAAGAATTTAAATTACCTCGTTGAGGTTTGAAGAAATAAAATGAACATAATTGCATCCAGAATTTATTACTACCTTCCTAAAAAGAATATTTTTAGCAAACTATCTCAGTTTCTAAATAAAGATAATTCTAATTGGCTTTCATTATTCTTTGCTGCAGAAGGGGCTGCAATTGCAATAGCCTTTTCTGTTACATACACTTTACTATTTAAAGAAAGAGCAGTAGATAATTTACCTTTTGCATTTATGTTTTCAGGAGTTAGTATTTTACTAATTGCCAGGTTATTTGCTTATTTAGAAAGAAGGCTTAGAGTAGAGCACCTTAATGCCGTTTATTCGTTATTAAAAATTCTAACTGCTATACTAATAGGTTATTTAAGTATTGGAAAGCCCGATTACTTAGGTATCCTCAGTCTAATAGTATGTGTAAAAGCATTAATATTTTTTGAAGACTGTACCTACTGGGCTATTGTAGAACATATCTATTCCAACCCTAATGAGATGAAAGCTTTTGATAAAGCTAAATCTTTTAAAATTGTATTTAAACTTACCGGTTTCTTAATTGTATTAGTAGGCTCTAAGTTTGCAAGTATACAAGCAATGTCGCTTTGGGTAGCACCAATTTATGTTATTGCTGGATGGGGTTTATGGCAAGTTCTTTCTAGTGATAAAGTTAAAAAGCGATTAGAAAAATACCATGATACAGTAACAAGGCCTTCTCGGAAATTTACTCCAGAAAGCTTTTGGGCTTTTGGAATTACAAACCCATATGTTTTTAAATTAGGCTTACTCACATTTTGTATTGCTAGTGTTTGGGCTATTGTAGAATTCTTCTTTATGATAGATCTACGAATGACGCTTTACACGCCTACTAAAGGTATTTACGCATTAGCATTATTATTAATTATATCTTATGCAATTGTATCTGTAGTTCAGCCTTTTCTTAACGCAAGAAAACTACAAGATATTGGTATCAAAAAGCTTCTGCAGTTTACACCAATCGTATTATTAATAATAGTTAGTTGTACTTATTTATTCATCAAATTTAGTCCTTCAAAAGTTCCTATCTTTTTGGCCTTAGTTGCTATAGCTTTTATTTTTACAAGACATGTTATATTCTCAACAATTACTCCGTCTTTATTAAGACCAATACAGAGTAAACATAGAGGTTTTACATTCGGAATATTAAGAGGTTTTTTTAGTTCTATTGGGCTTTTCTTTGCAGGTGTCTTATTATGGATAATTGATGTTGATAGACCTTTTGAAGAAGGACAAATAATACTATGGATTCTAGTAAGTTTATTATTACTATGGTGGTTAGCTGCCAAAATTGTATCAAGAGATTACCGTGTAATTATTCGACGAGCATTTCTATTAAGAGATATGGAAAGCTACGAAATAGCTACACATGATAAAGAAGTTAGTAGATTACTTGCTTCAAAATTAACTTCTAAATTACCAGAGGATATAATCTATGCTCTTGAAGCTAATACTGTAATAAACCCGAAGAAAAACGAAGCTATTATTTTACATATGCTTCGCCATCCAGATAGTGCTATTCGTTATTTTTCAATTGATTTCAGTCAGAATAATTTAACAGAAAAAGTTGCTGACACAATTAAAAATATTGCTTTATATGATGAAGACCCTAAAGTAAGAAAGAAAGCAATTGTCAGCACTTGTAAATACGATCCAACTTTTATACATCAAGTAATTGATTGGATTGATGATAAGGAAGACGAGATAAAAAAAGGTGCTTTATATGGTTTATTATCTTCAGAATCTGAAGAACAAAGAAATATTGCATTAAACTATATTAAAGCATCGGTAAAATCAGAAGATATACATACGTCACTATTTGCATTAGAGGTACTTGCAAAGGTTTCTCCTCTAGAAAGTGAACCGTATATTTTTGATGCTTTATTAAGTAGTGATGATCTATTAATTGAAAAAAGTATTGAAGTTGCTGCAATTGTAAAAAGTCCAACACATTTACCTCTTTTAATTTCATTGCTAAAAGAGAGTAAGTTTAACGACACTATATTAAGAACGCTAATTATTTACGGAGAAGATTGTTTAGATATTATAGAGAACGAACTCTTTGTAAATAAAAGAAGAGAAGATATTTATCTTATCACTTTATGTAAAGCATTAGGAAAAATAGATGCTCCAAAATCTTATGAAATCTTATGGTTATTGGTTGATTACCCTTGGCCTTTTATGAGAATGGCTGCATACAATGCTTTGAAAAGACTAAAATATCGTCCTAAATGTAAAAGTGATTTTGATTTACTCAATAAACATCTAGAAAGATTTTTCTCTAATTACTATTGGTTATGCAATGCTATTTATGTTTTAAAGCATGAAAAACCATTTAGAGCAATGTTATCAAAAGCATTAAATGAAGAGCTCGTTTTAATAGAAGAAAATATAAGAACAATTCAAGAATTTTTGATTGTAGGTAAAGGAGAGCAACTCTATAGAAAAACTGATTCAGAACAGAAACAACTTGATATATCAGACCAAGAATCTCTTTTACAAAATGCAGAAATAGAGAAGAATTTATGGAAAACAATGCCTTCTTCTATCTATCAAAAATTAATTATTGTTTTAGGGTATTACGACCTTGAAGCAAAAATGCAGAAACTAGGCGATTATTATTCATCAAACCTTGTAGATCCTCTTAGTATCACATTAGGCATTATTCGTCCTTTCTCTTACAACCGTCCATTATTTAATACTTGGACAAAAATTACAGCACTTATTAGTGTGAGAGATTCAATGTCTCCAAGTTTATTGAAATATATAGGTCAAATATTAAATAAAGACAATATAAAACTTATTGAACCTGCTCTTATTAGTTTAAAAAGAATAGAAGATTATCAAGATATCGCTGTTTCAAAAGTATTAGATGAATTAGTTACTCCGGATAGAAAAAAATGGCTCATGGGAATATTAAATGAAGGAACAAAACCTCTATTAGAATTAGAAAAAGTAATACTTTTAAAATCAACTAATCTATTTAGAGAAACACCAGAACATGTATTGGTAGATATTGCAAGTATAATGCACGAAGTACGTATTCCTAGAGACTCTACAATTTTTAGAAAAGGAGAAGAAAGTAAAGAAATGTATATTATTTATGAGGGAGAGGTAAAGTTACATGATGGTAATTTCACTTTCAGTAACCTTATGAATAGGGACCTTTTTGGTGATCTCAGTATTCTTGATTCATCACCTAGAACATTATCTGCTACAACTACAAAAGATTCTGTTCTATTGAGAATTGAACAAGATGATTTTCTTGCTCTAATGGGATATAGAAGAAGTTTAATGCAAGGTATTATGAAGGTTCTTGGGCAGAGAATTAGAAATAAAGAACATAACTTTACTAATTTCACTAAAGAAAAAATGTAACGCTAGAAATTAAATTATTTTAGAATACTATATTTAAAAAACAGCCCTAAAGGATATACTATCTTTTAGGGCTGTTTTTACAGGAAGGCCTTATCTAACTACTATTTTCTTAGTAATTGTCTGACCATTTATTTCTAAATAAACAACAAATATTCCTTTACCATATTTACTTAAATCCACTTCTTCTTGATAAGAATTGATAACTTCTACCTTAAACAAAGCTTGGCCTTGTAGATTAAATAGAGTTAATTGTCCATATCCAGAAGGAATAGTTATTCTTACTTTACCTGAAGTAGGGTTAGGATACACCTCTAGTAAAGTACTTTCTTCTAAATCTGAAGATAATACTATTTGTGGAGCAGCAAAAGGACCACTTTCGCAAGAACCACCTTCTTGCCATGCCCAACCCCAATTGTTATCTATATTGTATTTTGGATTTTCTCCAACATTTGGCCAATCACTTATTACAGTATAATTAGTACCATTATATTCAACAACATCACCTAATCTATATTGAGAAACCGAACTCCATACCGGACAAGTTGGTATCTCTTCTTTATCAATTGTAACAGTTATTTCTTCGGATACAGTAGATGCGTTTTCATTATCAAATGCAATAGCATTCAACCTATAAATTCCATTTTCCGGGTTCCATGTGAATGAATATGGACTAGCTTGTTCTGTAGTAAATAATATATCATTTATATAAAATTCTACTTTAGTAATTACTCCATCAGCGTCGCTAGCAGTAGCAGCAACTGTTAAATTGTTATGCTCATAAAAACTTGAAGAAGGGGATGTCAACGTTACAATTGGTAATTCATTTATAGGAATTATTTTATTAATAATTACTTCTTCCGTTGCAGATATTGCACTTGCATTCAAGTTATCATAAGCAATTACTTTTAATTCATAAGTACCATTTTCTGGAGTCCATATAAAAGAATAAGGAGCAGTCTGTTCTATTCTTACTAATGTATCATTTGCATAAAATTCTACTTTAGTAATTGTTCCGTCAACATCAGAAGCGTCAGCAGATACCGTTATTTCATTTGTATCAAAAACACCTGTTAATGGTGAAATCAATGTTACTAATGGCAATTCATTCAATGCTACTGTAATACTTGTTGTAGTACTTATCGTTTCATTAGTTGTAGTATTGAGTACACTTACCGTTACATCAAATGTTCCTAAAGATGATGCCGTAAATAAACCATTGGGTGCATTTAAAGACCAAGTAGGAAGTAGATCAACTCTATCACCACAATTATCTAAACCTGTAACTTCAAATTGAACATTACTATTTAGTTCTACTTTTTGTTCTTGAGGTAAAATAGCTAATGAAGCAATTCCTGTAGATGTACAAGGTTTGAGAGGTGTTTCAAAAATTAATCCTTCGATCTTAACTTCATCAATATAAATAGTACCATTATCACCTGTGTTACCATTCTTTTGCCACTTGAAACCTGTAACTTTAGATGAGTTCCATGTTACATTTCGCCCCCAAGAAGGTTGGTCAAAATCAGACCATTGTAATGTCACTTTTGTCCATTCTGAATGAGATGGAATTAGTACTTGATAATGTGCATAATCTGTAATAGAAGATAATAATGTTTGTAAGTGCAATGATGCTCCTTTATGATAAAAAGAGATACCTGATGATCCCGTTAAATTATAGTCTGTACTATTTGACTTCATATCAAACCCAAAAGCAACAAAGGGATTATAAGATAATGAGCCTTTATTTAAAGTATAATTTATTTTTGCTGAATAATCAGAGCCATTAGCCCCGTCATTAGTCATTTCAAAAGGATTGGATGGAGTAACAGTTGATCCTCCATTTATTCCATCATCATGTGCATACCATTCTGTATTCATAAATGAAATATTCCCTTGTTCGTTGTTACTAATTAAGGTTGCATTCTCTGGTAATACTGTAATAATTGAATTCGTTATTAATTGACCTATACTTACTGTTACTTCATGTACACCTTGTTGTGTAGCGTCAAAAATTCCATTTGGAGCATTCGAGCTCCAAGTAGGTGATATAGAAGTTTCCCCTCCACATTTATTAAAACCAATAGCTTCCAATACTAATTGTTCTCCTATAAATATCGTTTTTGTACTAGGTGTAAGCACTAAATCTATAACAGTAGGGTCTGAACAATTATTAGGATCCTCTACCACATTTACCGTTACAGAGGTAGATACATTATTTACATTTGCAGTAATTGTATATGCTCCAAATTCTGTAGCTGTAAATAAGCCAGAAAGTGCATTTTCTGACCATGTAACTGTAACATTTTCCATACCTCCACATTGATTTAAAGGGGCCGCTAAAAGTTGAACGGTCTCGTTTCTGAAAATTGTAGATGTCTGTGGGGAAACTGTAATTGCTACAACATCATTATTAGAACATTTCGAACCATTACCCACTGCATTAAAAGTCATGGTGTTTGCTACTGCACTTACTTCAGAAATTTCTAATTCACTAGAAGAACCATCTAACCAATTTGAATTGGGAGATGTAGTATCGTTAAACTTTTCATTTCCGCCATCATGCCAACATGCTCCACTATGTGTATTTCTTGTATTATTTGCATGTTCTAACCAAACTTCATGATCCCATGTTTGGTTGTTTCCTGTTCGGTCTATATGCCAAATTGTTAAACCTTCATCTGGCAAATAAGCACTATGGCCTGTTTTCTGAACAGCTTCAATCATGAAAAATTCAGTAGATTTAGTAGGGTGATCATACTTGTAAATAGTATTATCATTTGCTGACTCACTTATTGTTCCGTTAAAATTAGAAATATTGGTTACAGTTGTCCAACCCGCTAACCATCTAAAGTAAGGGTTAGGAGGAATTGGATTTTTAGTACTTCCATAACCCGACATAATACAAAAATTACCAATTCCACTAGTACCTGTAGAACTAGAATACTTATATAGATCAGGCCATTTACAAAGCATATGTCCATTCTCATGAATAATTGTACCTATAGATAAATCCGTATTTACTGGAGATGTATTGTAATC includes:
- a CDS encoding M6 family metalloprotease domain-containing protein yields the protein MQVFIKKLYTLLLFLGVGMHFLLAAPRNGEVQEFEQPDGSVVQIKLFGDDFYLRAESLDGYTLIRDEETEWICYAQLSASRNELVSTGIHYTGESYGVSMSSFRVSFQLEKHIDLDRSTIEIQRTQNQDALKENDHLGVQDIHKSAANGNEQHATPTNHVIGNYKGICILVDFSDAPAVWDKSTIEQMMNGDNFKVNGNYSSVKKYFENVSGGLVEYENVVFGYFRAPKSFATYDNMGYASGAREILEFVLEEVEEQGFDYSSLSIQNGKIQAINLMYTGRPRAWAKGMWHHKGTYTGFSADGVSSKDYNTSPVNTDLSIGTIIHENGHMLCKWPDLYKYSSSTGTSGIGNFCIMSGYGSTKNPIPPNPYFRWLAGWTTVTNISNFNGTISESANDNTIYKYDHPTKSTEFFMIEAVQKTGHSAYLPDEGLTIWHIDRTGNNQTWDHEVWLEHANNTRNTHSGACWHDGGNEKFNDTTSPNSNWLDGSSSELEISEVSAVANTMTFNAVGNGSKCSNNDVVAITVSPQTSTIFRNETVQLLAAPLNQCGGMENVTVTWSENALSGLFTATEFGAYTITANVNNVSTSVTVNVVEDPNNCSDPTVIDLVLTPSTKTIFIGEQLVLEAIGFNKCGGETSISPTWSSNAPNGIFDATQQGVHEVTVSIGQLITNSIITVLPENATLISNNEQGNISFMNTEWYAHDDGINGGSTVTPSNPFEMTNDGANGSDYSAKINYTLNKGSLSYNPFVAFGFDMKSNSTDYNLTGSSGISFYHKGASLHLQTLLSSITDYAHYQVLIPSHSEWTKVTLQWSDFDQPSWGRNVTWNSSKVTGFKWQKNGNTGDNGTIYIDEVKIEGLIFETPLKPCTSTGIASLAILPQEQKVELNSNVQFEVTGLDNCGDRVDLLPTWSLNAPNGLFTASSLGTFDVTVSVLNTTTNETISTTTSITVALNELPLVTLISPLTGVFDTNEITVSADASDVDGTITKVEFYANDTLVRIEQTAPYSFIWTPENGTYELKVIAYDNLNASAISATEEVIINKIIPINELPIVTLTSPSSSFYEHNNLTVAATASDADGVITKVEFYINDILFTTEQASPYSFTWNPENGIYRLNAIAFDNENASTVSEEITVTIDKEEIPTCPVWSSVSQYRLGDVVEYNGTNYTVISDWPNVGENPKYNIDNNWGWAWQEGGSCESGPFAAPQIVLSSDLEESTLLEVYPNPTSGKVRITIPSGYGQLTLFNLQGQALFKVEVINSYQEEVDLSKYGKGIFVVYLEINGQTITKKIVVR
- a CDS encoding cyclic nucleotide-binding domain-containing protein, translating into MNIIASRIYYYLPKKNIFSKLSQFLNKDNSNWLSLFFAAEGAAIAIAFSVTYTLLFKERAVDNLPFAFMFSGVSILLIARLFAYLERRLRVEHLNAVYSLLKILTAILIGYLSIGKPDYLGILSLIVCVKALIFFEDCTYWAIVEHIYSNPNEMKAFDKAKSFKIVFKLTGFLIVLVGSKFASIQAMSLWVAPIYVIAGWGLWQVLSSDKVKKRLEKYHDTVTRPSRKFTPESFWAFGITNPYVFKLGLLTFCIASVWAIVEFFFMIDLRMTLYTPTKGIYALALLLIISYAIVSVVQPFLNARKLQDIGIKKLLQFTPIVLLIIVSCTYLFIKFSPSKVPIFLALVAIAFIFTRHVIFSTITPSLLRPIQSKHRGFTFGILRGFFSSIGLFFAGVLLWIIDVDRPFEEGQIILWILVSLLLLWWLAAKIVSRDYRVIIRRAFLLRDMESYEIATHDKEVSRLLASKLTSKLPEDIIYALEANTVINPKKNEAIILHMLRHPDSAIRYFSIDFSQNNLTEKVADTIKNIALYDEDPKVRKKAIVSTCKYDPTFIHQVIDWIDDKEDEIKKGALYGLLSSESEEQRNIALNYIKASVKSEDIHTSLFALEVLAKVSPLESEPYIFDALLSSDDLLIEKSIEVAAIVKSPTHLPLLISLLKESKFNDTILRTLIIYGEDCLDIIENELFVNKRREDIYLITLCKALGKIDAPKSYEILWLLVDYPWPFMRMAAYNALKRLKYRPKCKSDFDLLNKHLERFFSNYYWLCNAIYVLKHEKPFRAMLSKALNEELVLIEENIRTIQEFLIVGKGEQLYRKTDSEQKQLDISDQESLLQNAEIEKNLWKTMPSSIYQKLIIVLGYYDLEAKMQKLGDYYSSNLVDPLSITLGIIRPFSYNRPLFNTWTKITALISVRDSMSPSLLKYIGQILNKDNIKLIEPALISLKRIEDYQDIAVSKVLDELVTPDRKKWLMGILNEGTKPLLELEKVILLKSTNLFRETPEHVLVDIASIMHEVRIPRDSTIFRKGEESKEMYIIYEGEVKLHDGNFTFSNLMNRDLFGDLSILDSSPRTLSATTTKDSVLLRIEQDDFLALMGYRRSLMQGIMKVLGQRIRNKEHNFTNFTKEKM
- the rho gene encoding transcription termination factor Rho, whose protein sequence is MYTRKLLEARLLSELKDIAEGLSMKNFSNLRKKELIERIEKHVNATQGKNSPSPAKTEKTSSPAKQPIKDVTPTASNDTAPKKTEAKPSVEDENNQDSPRQDRTRLNRRKPQPAQGQQRERVKRENVKKGNNGPKNQSNQANKDLKGKRKGKSTQQPPKQITHDDIMSLEEIDLGTDPLDDLPDFDMFLDDDNTEGLPTLEQERKSAIHQKELDPPKAPAPKISVKDFDGVISSEGVLEIMSDGYGFLRSSDYNYLAGPDDIYVSPSQIKLFGLKTGDTVKGNIRPPKDGEKYFALLRVDTVNGKTTDEIRDRIPFEYLTPLFPQDQLHLSTKPQIYSTRVLDLFAPIGKGQRGMIVAQPKTGKTVLLKEVANAIAQNHPECYLIILLIDERPEEVTDMQRSVNAEVIASTFDETADKHVKVASLVLEKAKRMVECSHDVVILLDSITRLARAYNTVSPSSGKILSGGVDANALHKPKRFFGAARNVENGGSLTIISTALIDTGSKMDEVIFEEFKGTGNMELQLDRKLANKRVYPAIDIPMSGTRREDLLMDKDTLQRVWIMRRMMSDMKSQEAMEFLQSNMRGTRSNEDFLISMNK
- a CDS encoding outer membrane beta-barrel protein; amino-acid sequence: MKKYILSVVFALFALGASAQESNFIITYQMSQPLSETNDYISAFSGRGFGMEWRQHLATAPLSFGLSVDWNVLYDKTTDQYNSNGIIADGKQYRYMNIVPILAHANYYFNKDGITNPYIGVGVGTYYINQRTEFGQWAVVEDNWHFGFAPEIGVIADVNPSIDMIFSVRYNYALKAGDSVDHSYLGINVGFVY
- a CDS encoding neutral/alkaline non-lysosomal ceramidase N-terminal domain-containing protein, translated to MVKKIYISLASLITLALILLGRIDRTPLQSTEEYKNTFLNVEKTLEEVHNEIPSKDTLLIGWSAKSIVPNRKDLPMAGYGYRTVKAVRDTLYARAFAFDDGVHESFVLTLDLMIFPIEVRKRLSKELPKIGLSSNNILYSAIHTHNGVGGFNPSVMGNLSVGQYSEEVVQKIVKASLAAIKEATANKVKGSVGFAKTLAPEWVTNRIVDHGTKENSLRVIKLNRIDGTSAAIVTFNAHATCIDMDYWILSRDYTGEWIDNLEASDSIDFAAYCAGMVASHGPANPKTESSFDHIKDMGKSLADSTLNVWNEAEMKFIATASIYKIPIDFRPSQVRIDTQFNIKVRDWVFKLASGGLHGNITYFKLGDIDWFGMPSDFSGEIALDFKYDSIAKAKNKEIMITSFNGDYVGYITCDTYYDSLDSYEVREMNWVGPEYGAYFGDIIKELIEN
- a CDS encoding DUF4136 domain-containing protein, translating into MKTLILKAVTLLSMVALVQGCYPGGAEYTSDLDIAISQYESAEKLRSYKTYYLSQTMDIRGSKNADTLTSAQQDDIIANTDALLKSTLGLSEITNPTADGDADIVVQLTQIAIQQTGVAWSPGYPGYPGWGYPGWGYPGYGYPGYPGGGYYPWGGYSYYQYSNGSVIVDFIDVAETKKLNEGTVQGDTVVLYLGWVGGLNGVLSRSNNVSIVNDGIETLFNQYNTAKAGTDN